The Triticum aestivum cultivar Chinese Spring chromosome 3A, IWGSC CS RefSeq v2.1, whole genome shotgun sequence genome includes a region encoding these proteins:
- the LOC123058735 gene encoding LOB domain-containing protein 15: MSTERERLDEIGKKIKREPDPTAAAAIAGVVVAVSPTEHHVPRRLGLVGPGIVGAPNIATPCAACKLLRRRCAHECPFAPYFSPHEPHKFAAVHKVFGASNVSKMLLEVPEAERADAASSLVYEANLRLRDPVYGCMGAISMLQQQVNALEAELQAVRAEIFKHRYRQAGVGVGAAHLIVDDDVSAAAAGGFRAPATSLVHTADVVSVAEAGQEVATMPSTATATAYAAGQPSSTDYSSLDTSEHDAYFG, encoded by the exons ATGTCCACGGAGAG GGAGAGACTCGACGAGATCGGTAAGAAGATCAAGCGAGAGCCTgaccccaccgccgccgctgccatcgcGGGCGTCGTAGTCGCCGTCTCACCGACCGAGCACCACGTCCCGCGCCGCCTAGGCCTCGTTGGCCCGGGCATCGTCGGCGCCCCGAACATAGCGACCCCGTGCGCCGCGTGCAAGCTCCTCCGCCGGCGCTGCGCGCACGAGTGCCCCTTCGCCCCCTACTTCTCCCCGCACGAGCCCCACAAGTTCGCCGCCGTCCACAAGGTCTTCGGCGCCAGCAACGTCTCCAAGATGCTCCTG GAGGTGCCGGAAGCGGAGAGAGCCGACGCGGCGAGCAGCCTGGTGTACGAGGCGAACCTGCGGCTGCGCGACCCGGTGTACGGCTGCATGGGCGCGATCTCGATGCTGCAGCAGCAGGTGAAcgcgctggaggccgagctgcagGCCGTCAGGGCCGAGATCTTCAAGCACAGATACCGGCAGGCCGGCGTCGGCGTCGGTGCGGCACACCTCATTGTCGACGACGACGTCAGTGCTGCCGCAGCTGGCGGCTTCAGGGCTCCTGCCACGTCGCTGGTGCACACCGCTGACGTGGTGTCCGTCGCTGAGGCCGGCCAAGAAGTGGCCACAATGCCGTcgacggccacggccacggcgtACGCTGCCGGACAGCCGTCGAGCACTGACTACAGCTCCCTCGACACAAGTGAGCATGATGCATACTTTGGTTGA